A genomic window from Candidatus Pelagisphaera phototrophica includes:
- a CDS encoding sulfatase-like hydrolase/transferase: MKQQIQKSLGCLWFFKGIVFLTAITCLSVFAKKPNIIIFLADDLGYNDIGFNGCDDIPTPHIDSIAARGVKFTDGYANHPICSPSRAGLLTGMYQHRFGFENNSGPEEYSAPNFGIPREVPTLAERLKEVGYATCWVGKWHVGFKEGLRPHERGFEYTYGFHSGARTFYPNGPRQNHQMFRHGLPYNDESEYLTDAFARESVEFIEQNRKSEKPFFLFFSFNAVHLPLEATQRYESRFPDIKDKKRKTYAGMLSALDDAIGRVMTKVRDLGQEGSSLVFFYSDNGGPTTQTTSRNDPLSGYKGQMLEGGIRVPFAMQWLGKIPAGETYRKPVMGFDVHVTSLVAAGAQLPTKNPLDGKDLIPFLNGHQTGRPHQNLFWRAGTQHAARVGDWKLVKMRGQPEMLFNLANDIGEKRDLSKRNPEKLKETRTIYTAWSEQMETPRWIRQDRTNAEIGGKLKTAAKPQTRSGANLTPTERFARLFRADQNRDGRLTRKEYKGQYFDTLDRNGNGIITRKEAEAMAKP, from the coding sequence ATGAAACAGCAGATCCAAAAATCGCTGGGATGTCTTTGGTTTTTCAAAGGCATTGTTTTTTTGACGGCGATTACTTGTCTCAGCGTATTTGCCAAGAAGCCAAATATCATCATATTTCTAGCCGACGACCTCGGCTATAATGATATTGGATTCAACGGTTGTGATGACATTCCCACACCGCATATCGATTCCATCGCTGCACGAGGAGTCAAGTTTACGGACGGTTATGCGAATCATCCCATATGCTCTCCTTCCCGAGCGGGATTGCTTACTGGAATGTACCAACACCGATTCGGGTTTGAGAACAATTCTGGCCCCGAAGAGTATTCCGCTCCCAATTTCGGCATACCACGCGAAGTTCCCACACTGGCGGAAAGACTGAAGGAAGTCGGTTATGCCACCTGCTGGGTTGGGAAATGGCATGTTGGTTTTAAGGAAGGCCTCCGTCCACATGAACGTGGATTCGAGTACACCTATGGCTTCCACAGCGGCGCCCGAACATTCTATCCGAATGGCCCTCGCCAGAATCATCAAATGTTTCGCCACGGCCTGCCATACAATGACGAATCGGAGTACCTCACAGACGCTTTCGCTCGGGAGTCCGTCGAGTTTATTGAACAAAACCGGAAAAGCGAAAAACCATTCTTCCTTTTCTTTTCATTCAATGCGGTCCACTTGCCTCTCGAAGCAACCCAGCGTTACGAGAGCCGTTTTCCAGACATCAAAGACAAGAAACGCAAGACCTACGCTGGAATGCTATCCGCCCTAGACGACGCGATTGGACGTGTAATGACCAAAGTGCGCGATCTCGGCCAAGAAGGGAGTTCGCTCGTTTTCTTTTACAGCGACAACGGTGGACCCACGACTCAAACGACTTCGAGAAACGATCCACTAAGTGGGTACAAAGGGCAAATGCTCGAAGGAGGCATCCGAGTTCCTTTCGCCATGCAGTGGCTTGGAAAAATTCCAGCTGGCGAAACCTACCGAAAACCCGTCATGGGATTCGACGTACACGTAACTTCTCTTGTCGCCGCCGGTGCTCAATTGCCAACTAAAAACCCCCTCGATGGCAAAGACCTTATCCCATTTTTGAACGGACATCAAACAGGGAGGCCCCATCAGAACCTTTTCTGGCGAGCAGGAACCCAACACGCCGCTCGAGTGGGAGATTGGAAACTCGTAAAAATGCGTGGTCAGCCTGAAATGCTTTTCAATCTCGCCAATGACATTGGGGAGAAAAGAGACCTTTCCAAACGCAACCCAGAAAAGCTAAAGGAAACGCGAACCATCTATACCGCCTGGAGCGAACAGATGGAGACGCCTCGCTGGATTCGCCAGGACCGGACCAACGCCGAAATTGGCGGTAAACTCAAAACCGCCGCTAAGCCTCAAACTCGCAGCGGAGCCAATCTCACGCCCACTGAACGCTTTGCCCGCCTTTTCCGTGCAGACCAGAACAGAGACGGCCGCCTCACGCGCAAAGAATACAAAGGGCAATACTTCGACACCCTCGATCGCAACGGAAATGGCATCATAACCCGTAAAGAAGCCGAAGCAATGGCAAAGCCGTAG